ATAACACCGATTTTGTAAAAGAAGGCGATGTGCTGGTCACTCTCGACCCGACGGATGCTCGCCAGGCGTTTGAAAAAGCCAAAACTGCGCTGGCTTCCAGCGTACGTCAAACCCACCAGCTGATGATTAACAGCAAACAGTTGCAGGCAAATATTGAGGTGCAGAAAATCGCCCTCGCCAAAGCTCAGAGTGACTACAACCGTCGCGTGCCGCTGGGCAATGCCAACCTGATTGGCCGCGAAGAGCTGCAACACGCCCGCGACGCCGTCACCAGCGCCCAGGCGCAGCTGGATGTCGCCATTCAACAATACAATGCCAATCAGGCGATGATTTTGGGTACTAAACTGGAAGATCAGCCTGCCGTGCAACAGGCTGCCACTGAAGTGCGTAATGCCTGGCTGGCGCTGGAGCGTACCCGTATTGTCAGCCCGATGACTGGTTATGTCTCCCGTCGCGCAGTACAGCCTGGTGCACAAATTAGCCCAACGACGCCGCTGATGGCGGTCGTTCCAGCCACGAATATGTGGGTGGATGCCAACTTTAAAGAGACGCAGATTGCCAATATGCGCATCGGTCAGCCGGTCACCATCACCACCGATATTTACGGCGATGATGTGAAATACACCGGTAAAGTGGTTGGTCTGGATATGGGTACGGGTAGCGCGTTCTCGCTGCTTCCGGCGCAAAACGCCACCGGTAACTGGATCAAAGTCGTTCAGCGTCTGCCTGTTCGTATCGAACTGGACCAAAAACAGCTGGAGCAATACCCGCTGCGTATCGGTTTATCCACGCTGGTGAGCGTCAATACCACTAACCGTGACGGTCAAGTACTGGCAAACAAAGTACGCTCCACACCGGTCGCGGTAAGCACCGCACGTGAAATCAGCCTGGAGCCTGTCAATAAACTGATCGACGACATCGTAAAAGCTAACGCTGGCTAATCCAGAGGTGCGTGTGATGCAACAGCAAAAACCGCTGGAAGGCGCGCAACTGGTCATTATGACGATTGCGCTGTCGCTGGCGACATTCATGCAGGTGCTGGACTCCACCATTGCTAACGTGGCGATCCCCACTATCGCCGGGAACCTGGGTTCATCACTCAGTCAGGGAACGTGGGTAATCACTTCTTTCGGGGTGGCGAATGCCATCTCGATCCCTCTTACCGGCTGGCTGGCAAAGCGCTTCGGGGAAGTGAAACTGTTCCTCTGGTCGACCATCGCCTTCGCCATTGCTTCGTGGGCGTGTGGTGTTTCCAGCAGCCTGAATATGCTGATCTTCTTCCGCGTCATTCAGGGGATTGTCGCCGGGCCATTGATCCCGCTTTCGCAAAGTCTATTACTGAATAACTACCCACCTGCCAAACGTTCTATCGCGCTGGCGTTGTGGTCGATGACGGTAATTGTCGCGCCTATCTGCGGGCCAATCCTCGGCGGTTATATCAGCGATAATTACCACTGGGGCTGGATATTCTTCATCAACGTACCGATTGGCGTAGCAGTTGTGTTGATGACACTACAAACCCTGCGCGGACGTGAAACCCGTACCGAGCGGCGGCGGATTGATGCCGTGGGGCTGGCGCTGCTGGTGATTGGTATCGGCAGCCTACAGATTATGCTCGACCGGGGTAAAGAACTGGACTGGTTCTCTTCGCAAGAAATTATCATCCTCACCGTGGTGGCGGTGGTGGCTATCAGCTTCCTGATTGTCTGGGAGCTGACCGACGATAACCCGATAGTCGATCTGTCACTGTTTAAGTCGCGCAACTTTACTATTGGCTGCTTGTGTATCAGCCTCGCGTATATGCTCTACTTCGGCGCAATTGTTTTGCTGCCGCAGTTGTTGCAGGAGGTCTACGGCTACACGGCGACGTGGGCAGGGCTGGCCTCTGCGCCGGTAGGAATTATTCCGGTGATCCTGTCGCCGATTATCGGCCGCTTCGCGCATAAACTGGATATGCGTCGGCTGGTAACCTTCAGCTTTATTATGTATGCCGTCTGCTTCTACTGGCGTGCTTATACCTTTGAACCGGGTATGGATTTTGGCGCGTCGGCCTGGCCGCAGTTTATCCAGGGCTTCGCGGTGGCCTGCTTCTTTATGCCGCTGACCACCATTACGCTGTCTGGTCTGCCACCGGAACGACTGGCGGCGGCGTCGAGCCTCTCCAACTTTACGCGGACGCTGGCGGGGTCTATAGGTACGTCCATAACGACGACGATGTGGACTAACCGCGAGTCGATGCACCATGCTCAGTTGACCGAATCAGTGAACCCGTATAACCCGAACGCCCAGGCGATGTACAGTCAACTGGAAGGTCTGGGGATGACGCAACAGCAGGCATCGGGCTGGATTGCTCAGCAGATCACCAATCAGGGGCTGATTATTTCCGCCAATGAGATCTTCTGGATGTCAGCCGGGATATTCCTCATCCTGCTGGGGCTGGTGTGGTTTGCTAAACCGCCATTTGGCGCAGGTGGCGGCGGAGGCGGTGCGCACTAAGGTTGTCAAAGGGAGCTGTGGCTCCCTTTTTCTTTGCTTATTCTGCAATCAGTTGTTTTATCCACTCAATCGGTGTATCTTCTCGCCGCCTCACACTCTTCCATTCACCATTAACCGGTTCTGAGCATTCGTTCAGGTTGTTAATTCTCTTTTTCCTTCGCCCTCACTTTCGCGGGTGATACTTACATTTTTCTTTTAACCCCAAAACTCGCACCCTCGCGGGCGTACATTTATTACACACCAAATAATGGATTATTATGAATACCCAACGTAAATACGGGAGAACCTGGCACTACCCTTTCTCCCCTGGCACCACCAGCGATGACCGCATTAACGCCAGTTACTGGCAAGATATGCAGGCAATTTCGCAACTGGTACATACAGAAAAACTCGACGGCGAAAATAACTGTCTTAATCGCTTCGGCGTGTTTGCCCGTTCCCATGCCGCGCCTACACAGTCGGCGTGGACTTATAAAATTCGCCAGCGTTGGCAACTGCTGAAAAACGATCTCGGCGATCTGGAGTTGTTTGGCGAAAATCTTTATGCCGTCCATTCGATTGAATATCGGGCGCTGGAACAGGACTTTTACCTGTTTGCCATTCGCTGCCAGGATATGTGGCTGAGCTGGGAAGAGGTGCAGTTTTACGCCGCCCTGTTTGATTTCCCCTGCGTCCCCGAAATCTCCGGCCCGCAGCCGGGTAACGACGAAAAAAGCTGGCAACATGATTTTCTGGCGCTGACCAATACACGCGGCGCGTTCGATCCCTGGGATACACAAACTGACCGCCCCTGTACGCTGGAAGGCATTGTCAGCCGAAATCGTGACGCGTTTTCCGTCGCTGACTTTTCGCATAACGTCTTCAAGTATGTGCGCAAAAATCATGTCAAAACCACCGTGCACTGGAAACGCCACTGGCGTCGGGCGCGGATGTCCCATGAGCTCGCTTATGGAGAACAGTCATGATTTGGCGACTTACCGACGACAAACGCTGGTCGATACTTCGCCAGCGTTTTAGCTGGGTTGAGGAGATGCATAACACGCCGCAAGACCCGGAGCATCATGGCGAAGGTGACGTTGGCGTGCATACCGAAATGGTGCTTAACGCGCTCGTTGCTATTGCAGAGTTCCAGCATCTCCCCGCTCAGCAGCAGGAAGTTTTATGGGCGGCGGCGTTATTGCATGACGTTGAAAAGCGCAGCACTACGGTACGGGAGGACGGGCGTATTCAGTCGCCTGGTCATGCTCGTCGGGGCGAACTGACGGCCCGACAAATTTTATGGCGCGATATCCCCACGCCATTTGTGCTGCGCGAGCAAATCGTTGCACTGGTGCGTCTGCATGGGTTACCGCTATGGTTACTGGAACGTCCGGAACCGGAGCGTTTACTGCTCACTGCTGCGATGCGCGTCGACACACGTCTGCTCGCCCTGCTTGCCCGTGCCGATCTGCTTGGTCGTCATTGCCCTGATAAGCAGTCAATGATGGAACGCATCGATCTGTTCGAGCTGTTTTGCCAGGAGCAACAATGCTGGGGAAAAATGCGCCCATTCGTTTCTGATTCCGCACGCTGGCATTACCTGACCCATGAACAAAGTTCTCCCGATTTTATTCCCTGGGAGGTTGAACATTTTGAAGTTACTTTGCTGTGTGGCTTACCGGGAATGGGCAAAGATCGCTATATTAGTGAACAGTGCCAGGGAATGGATGTTATCAGCCTTGATGACATGCGGCGGCGAATCAATGCCAGCCCTGACGATAAAACCGCCACCGGTCGTATTGTCCAACAGGCGAAAGAAGAGGCACGCGTATTTTTACGCCAGAAAACGCCGTTCATCTGGAATGCAACGAATATTACCCGCCAGCTGCGTAGCCAGCTTATCAGTCTGTTTACGGATTACGATGCGAGAGTCAGGATTGTCTATCTGGAAGTGCCGTGGTCGCAATGGAAGCAGCAAAATGCCAGACGCGAGTATGCCGTTCCTGAAACGGTGGTGATGCGGATGGCCTCAAGGCTGGAAGTTCCACAACCTGATGAAGCGCATAGCGTAGAATATCGGGTGACTGACAGGTAAAAAAACCGGAGAATTAAACACCAGCCCGGTACGTTTATCGTATCGGGCAGATTTACATTGCCTGAGAAGTGAATACTTTTGCACTTTTCTTAATGAGGAAATGTTTAATCTTATTATTTACGTGCATATAACCCATATCTGGAAACCAGACTTGCATTATTTTTTGATAATAATCCTGGTGTTTTTTATATCTAAAAAGATGTGCAAACAATAAACATGCAATTAATCAGTTACTGTTACTAACCACGCAAAATTCCGAAAAAACATCTTATTGATTTCTTTTGCTTTTTCTTTGCTTATTTTTTATGCCTTAAGACATTTAAAGATTTCCGCTAAGTAAAATTATGCACCTTATTTTCACCCTAACGCCTAAACCATCAAAATAAATTAATATTAAATTAACCATAAATTAAACTGATTTATAAACATTGGTTTCACGCACTACTCTTCATTTGAAGAAACAGTAACCTGTTCCAAAGACGTTAAAATCTAATTTTCTTACGTAGTTACTGTGAGTTCATTATTTATCTAAAAATAAATCATAAGGATGAGAAGGAACTTTATGAACATCAAAAAGCATCCCTTGTCAACGCTGGCAATAGCTATTTCAACCGTGTTATCAATACCCGTTTCACTGGCATGGACACCACCCACGACCATCAACAGTGATGTTACCATCGACAATAATGATGTTGTAACGCTATCCTCATCCGAAAATAATTCATCAGCCTGGGATCAATTTCATTATCTTAATGTTGGTTCAAAAAGTGAAGGAACATTGAATATAGATGGGCGGGATCTGTCTACGGCTAAAATCGTAATCGGCAATGCTACCTCCGGGGTAATGAAATTAGAAAATAATACTCATCTAACGCTTAGTCATGCATCGCCTAATGAACGCGATGTTTATTTAGGTACGAATGGTGGTTCAGGAACCTTAATGGTGCTTAGCGGCAGTACTATCACCGATTTAAATGAATTCAGAATCGGTGAATTTAATTACCAGGCACAGGGTCAAGTTGTTATTGACGGTGAGGGTTCATCCGTTGCCGCACGGTATGTGATGGTAGGCGATCAGGGGACGGGTAAACTCGAAATCACTCATGGCGGTCATCTTACAGCATCAAAAGATATGATCATTGGCTTTAATGGAAATATGGAGAATTTTCAGGGAACGGGATACGGCGAAACCCTGGTTGATGGTGACAATTCTTCATTAGCCGTGAATGAGTTTATCTCCCTTGGTGGATTGGGCTCATTGCAGAACGATGCAAAGGGTACTCTTACCGTTAGTAATAATGCCACGGTCAGCGCGAATCAATTTATCTGGCTTGGAATGGACGAAACCAGCACCGGTATTCTAAACATTGGTGGAGCGCAGGGAGAAGCCGAACAGAAAGCGGGGGCAATTAAGACACCGATTATCCATATGGGAAGCGATGTAGGGGATAGTACTGCCCAAATTAATTTCAACCATTCCAGCGAAGATTTTATCCTTGCTGCAGATATCGTTGGCAAAGGCGAGGTTAACCAAGTAGGTTCAGGTATCACTACGTTGACTGGCGCAAATACCTATTCTGGCCAAACGAATATTAGTAAAGGCACCCTGCGCGCCGGTATCAACGATACCTTTAGTCCGAACTCCAGTTATGTCGTCTCCAGTGGAGGGAATATTGATTTAGACGGTTTTTCACAAACCTTAAATACGCTGGATTTAGCAGGTGCAGCGACGCTATCGTCCTCAAAAAATGGCAACAAGTTGACACCTGCCACACTCACCATTAATGGAGATTACACCGCCAATAATGGGTTGTTAGTTATGCGTACCGAACTCGGTGATGATAATTCCGCGACCGATAAATTAATTGTAAAAGGCAACACGTCTGGTCATACCCGCGTGAGTGTTCACAATGCCGGTGGTCAGGGGGCCAGTACGCTTGAAGGAATAAAAATTGTGGAGGTTGACGGCCTGTCAGAGGGCGTTTTCAGTAAAGAAGGTCGTATTGTTGCCGGTCCCTATGACTACAACGTGGTAAAAAGCGACAACCAGAACTGGTTTTTAACCAGTGAAATTCCCGCAGGACCGTATACCCCTCCGGTACTACCTGTCATCCCGGAACCAGATCCTGAGCCACCTGTAACACCTGAGCCCCCTGTAACACCAGAACCGCCTGTGACACCGGAGCCGCCTGTTACGCCATCTGTTCCACAACCAGAACGAAAACATCTGTATCGCCCGGAAATTGGTAGCTATCTGGCCAATATTCAGGCGGCAAATACGCTGTTTAATACCCGGCTGCATGACCGTCTGGGGGAAACACAATACACCGACCTGCTCACTGGCGAACAGAAAGTGACCAGCTTGTGGATGCGTAACATTGGCGGACATAATCGTTTTAAAGATCGCTCGGATGAACTGAGCACTCAGAGCAACCGTTATGTTCTGCAACTGGGTGGTGACCTCGCGCAATGGAGCAGTAATGACCTTGATCGCTGGCATCTCGGCCTGATGGCTGGCTATGCCAACAGCAAGAGTCACACGCACTCCAGCCTGACCGGGTACAGCTCACGTGGGCAAATCGACGGCTACAGTGTGGGCGTGTATGGCACCTGGTACGCTAATGAAGCAGACAAAACAGGGACTTACGTTGACAGCTGGTTGCTCTATAACTGGTTTGATAACACCGTCTCCGGCGAGTACCTGCCGAGTGAGAAATATCACTCTGACGGCATCACCGCCGCCATTGAAGCGGGTTATACCTTCCGTCTTGGTGAAAGCGCAGATGCCCGCACCAGCTACTGGTTGCAGCCAAAAATGCAACTGACGTGGATGGATGTGAAGGCAGACAATCATACTGAAGACAATGGCACGCTGGTTGAGGACAGCACCGAAGGCAACCTGCAAACGCGTCTGGGGGTGAAAGCATATCTGCAGGGTCATCATGCTATTGATGATCATAAAGCGCGTTCTTTCCAGCCTTTCGTGGAAACCAACTGGATTTATAACTCCCGCAATTACAGCGTGAAGATGGATCACATCGGCGATGAGATCATCGGCGCGCGTAACACTGGCGAGTTAAAAGCGGGGGTGGAAGGTCAGATTACTCCGCGTCTGCAACTGTGGGGCAATGTCGCCCAGCAGTTGGGTGACAACGGTTACAGTGATACCCAGGGAATGTTGGGCATGAAATATCTCTTTTAATGCCGCTTTGCCACCTGTCACGTACGGGTGGCGCGCTCCCGTAGCACATCAGGCAAGCCGGACAGAGATATCACCGCCCGGCTTCTTCTGCTTAAACGAACCAGACTAGATGTGCAGTTCCTGCAGCTTCTCTTTCGGCAGCGCCAGCTCTTCGTTGCTGTTGATACGTACGTCGCGTTCCAGAATGCTACGTGCAATATCCTGTGCTTCCTGCAACGAGTGCATCTGGTAAGTTCCACACTGGTAGACATTCAGTTCAGGGATCTGATTCTGATCCTGCACTTTCAGCACGTCTTCCATTGCCGCTTTCCAGGCATCAGCGACACGCTGCTCATCTGGCGTACCAATCAGACTCATATAAAAACCAGTGCGGCAGCCCATTGGTGAGATATCGATAATCTCAACGCCATTACCGTTAAGATGATTACGCATAAAACCAGCAAACAGGTGCTCCAGGGTATGGATCCCTCTTTCTGGCATCACTTCTTTGTTCGGCACGCAGAAGCGAAGATCGAACACGGTAATTGCGTCGCCATGCGGGGTGTTCATTGTTTTTGCCACCCGAACTGCAGGCGCTTCCATCCGGGTATGATCGACTGTGAAGCTATCTAACAACGGCATTTAGCCACCTCCGGTAATTTTTTTTAAAATATTCTGAACTCTTTGTTCCCAGGCGAGTCTGAGTATATGAAAGACGCGCATTTGTTATCATCATCCCTGAATTCAGAGATGAAATTTTGGCCACTCACGAGTGGCCTTTTTCTTTTCTATCAGCTGTGTTTTTCCAGCCACACCTTGAACGACTCGGTATCTGCGGCTTCCATTTCCTGCTGACGGCGTTCAGACGCCTCGCGCTCGGCTACAAAATCCTCTTCGCGCAGAATTTCCAGCGGCTCTTCACGCAACAAATTGCGATAAGCCTCACCAAACGCTTTGCCGGTTCCGCCAATACCAGTATCAATCATAGACCGTAAGATACGGGCGGAGAAAGTCAGATCGGGATTATCAAAGCAGGCGACCAGTTCATCACACACTTTCTGGTACGCTTCGCCGCCGTTAATGCTATCCAGCGTTTGCGCGACGCGTTTTAGATCGCGGAACAGATCTTTCCCCACCTGCGGCAACGGGAACTGCGCGGTTTCGCAACCGATACCCAGCGTCAGCCCCGGTTTGCGACCTTCGAGGATCACCCGGTTCCAGTTAACGCGTGTACAGGCAAGTTCGCTACTACTCATTTCCGGTGCATCAGCCAGCGCACACCAGACCATAAACAGGTCGAGGAAACGCACCTGCTGTTCATCTACACCAATCGGCGAGAACGGGTTGATGTCCAGCGAACGCACTTCAATATATTCAATGCCGCCACGTAACAGCGCATCAGAAGGCGACTCTCCGCTGCGGGTAACGCGTTTTGGACGAATCGGCGCGTACAGTTCGTTTTCAATCTGCAGCACGTTGCTGTTGATTTGTAGCCGCTTACCGTCTTTCTCAATACCAATCTTCGCGTACTCTTCCGACGGCGTTTTAATTGCCCGCTTCAGACCCGCAACATACTCGTAGAGATCATTAAAGGTAATACCAAGATTACTTTGCGATTTATTGGTATAGCCCAAATCGCTCAAACGTAGCGATGTCGCATACGGCAGGTAATACATGCCGCACTCGGTTTTCTCAAACGGCAGCGACGTCGGTTTACCTTGCAGGAAAGAAGAACAAATTGCCGGAGAAGCGCCAAACAGGTACGGGATCACCCAACCGAAGCGATAGTAGTTACGAATAGCACGGAAATAGCCCGCAGAAATTTTCTCTTTGGCATCAGCGCCCGAGATATCACCGCACTTCGCTTGCCAGAATGCCATTGGCAAAGAGAAATTGTAGTGCACGCCGGAAATGGTTTGCATCAGCGCGCCGTAGCGATTTTTCAGCCCTTCACGGTACAGCGTTTTAAAGCGTCCGGTGTTAGAAGTGCCGTACTGCGCCAGTTCGATGTCCTGACCTTCTGCGATGTAGCATGGCATGCTTAACGGCCACATCCGCTCATCGCCCATATTGCGCGCCGTATAACGATGCAGGTCGCGCATAAAGGTCAGCATATGTTCAATATCACCATCCACTGGTGTAATAAATTCCAGCAATGCTTCCGCAAAATCGGTGGTTATCCATTTATGCGTCAGTGCGGAACCTAATGCTTCAGGATGACCTGTTGTTGCCAGTGTGCCATCAGCATTAACACGCAAAGTTTCGCGCTCCAGCCCACGCTGTATCCCCTTTAACGCCTGAGGATGTTTTTCCAGCCAGGCCAGCGCCTGTGATACGTCCGGGATCAAATTGACCTCCCGCCTGTCAAAATCGTTTTATTTAGCATAACTGTAATGGTGGCCATGTGTGCAGGCCTACAATTAGTGCCACCACATCATGCCCTGAACGGTAGCTACTGCAATCGCAACATAGCGTAACGCTTTACCAAGGCACAAAAAAAAGATTACCGGTCCCCACGAGATGCGCATCCATCCCGCTAACAGACACAGTAAGTCGCCAATCACGGGCATCCAGCTTAATAATAGTGTGATTGCACCATATCGTTTCAGCCAGCCGATGGCTTTCTCTTGCCAGCGCGATGTTTTGCGCAGTGGAAAGAAACGCCCAAGGATAACGTTAGTTAGCCCTCCAAGGCTATTACCCATTGTTGCTGTTAACACTAAAACCCAGGGATGACTTACCCCGGAAAGTAACATTGCAACCAGGACGACTTCGGAATTACCGGGTAATAGTGTAGCGCTGAGGAAACTACTGGCAAACAACGAGAAAAGCGATAAAGCTTCACTCACAGCAAGCGAACATCCACTGCGTCCATGCCTGCAGCGCGAGCAGCCTGAATACCGAAATCAGCATCTTCAAAGACCACACACTGCGTTGGTTGCACGCCCATACGCTGTGCGCACAACAAAAATGTGTCTGGCGCAGGTTTATGGTGTTTGACGTGATCGGCGGCAACGACCGCATCAAAATAACGGCGTAATCCCAGATGCGTTAACAGCGCCTCAGCGATGGCGCTTTCACTCCCCGTTCCAACAGCCATTGGTCGACGTCCGTGCCAGCTTTTCACCACTTCAACAAGAGGAAGCGGTTCGACGCTATCCAGCAGCATACTTCTTACTGCTTCAGTTTTTTCACGCGCTAACGCATGCGGGTCGAGATCGGCCTGATTCAGCTCAATAATCGCCTGAGCAATACGCCAGGTGGGCGAGCCATTAAGCGCAATCATCGCCTGAACATCGTACTGAAGACCGTAATGCCCTAATACTTCGCGCCACGCTTTACGGTGCGTAGGCTCCGTATCCAGGATTGTGCCATCCATATCAAAAATTAAACCTGCATAACGCTCGTACATGGTCTTCTCGCAAGTCGAAAAATATGACGCTACTTTAGCGTAATTGCTTGATTTTGTCGCTGATGGCGAAAGGGAAGATTATTCAGGATATGGATAAAATAGTTATTTAGAAATGAGATATTTTTGAAGGAAATTTTTTGGAGAAGATGGTGCATCCGGGAGGATGACTCACTGGCGTTCGCCCTTCGGGCCGTTGCTAAAGCAACGTTATCCTCCCTGGTGCCTGCGGTTAGTACCGCCACCTTTTCGATACCTTCATCGCTGAAGGTTACGGAGAATATGGTGCATCCGGGAGGATTCGAACCTCCGACC
The DNA window shown above is from Escherichia sp. E4742 and carries:
- a CDS encoding autotransporter outer membrane beta-barrel domain-containing protein: MNIKKHPLSTLAIAISTVLSIPVSLAWTPPTTINSDVTIDNNDVVTLSSSENNSSAWDQFHYLNVGSKSEGTLNIDGRDLSTAKIVIGNATSGVMKLENNTHLTLSHASPNERDVYLGTNGGSGTLMVLSGSTITDLNEFRIGEFNYQAQGQVVIDGEGSSVAARYVMVGDQGTGKLEITHGGHLTASKDMIIGFNGNMENFQGTGYGETLVDGDNSSLAVNEFISLGGLGSLQNDAKGTLTVSNNATVSANQFIWLGMDETSTGILNIGGAQGEAEQKAGAIKTPIIHMGSDVGDSTAQINFNHSSEDFILAADIVGKGEVNQVGSGITTLTGANTYSGQTNISKGTLRAGINDTFSPNSSYVVSSGGNIDLDGFSQTLNTLDLAGAATLSSSKNGNKLTPATLTINGDYTANNGLLVMRTELGDDNSATDKLIVKGNTSGHTRVSVHNAGGQGASTLEGIKIVEVDGLSEGVFSKEGRIVAGPYDYNVVKSDNQNWFLTSEIPAGPYTPPVLPVIPEPDPEPPVTPEPPVTPEPPVTPEPPVTPSVPQPERKHLYRPEIGSYLANIQAANTLFNTRLHDRLGETQYTDLLTGEQKVTSLWMRNIGGHNRFKDRSDELSTQSNRYVLQLGGDLAQWSSNDLDRWHLGLMAGYANSKSHTHSSLTGYSSRGQIDGYSVGVYGTWYANEADKTGTYVDSWLLYNWFDNTVSGEYLPSEKYHSDGITAAIEAGYTFRLGESADARTSYWLQPKMQLTWMDVKADNHTEDNGTLVEDSTEGNLQTRLGVKAYLQGHHAIDDHKARSFQPFVETNWIYNSRNYSVKMDHIGDEIIGARNTGELKAGVEGQITPRLQLWGNVAQQLGDNGYSDTQGMLGMKYLF
- the yqaB gene encoding fructose-1-phosphate/6-phosphogluconate phosphatase, which produces MYERYAGLIFDMDGTILDTEPTHRKAWREVLGHYGLQYDVQAMIALNGSPTWRIAQAIIELNQADLDPHALAREKTEAVRSMLLDSVEPLPLVEVVKSWHGRRPMAVGTGSESAIAEALLTHLGLRRYFDAVVAADHVKHHKPAPDTFLLCAQRMGVQPTQCVVFEDADFGIQAARAAGMDAVDVRLL
- the luxS gene encoding S-ribosylhomocysteine lyase; protein product: MPLLDSFTVDHTRMEAPAVRVAKTMNTPHGDAITVFDLRFCVPNKEVMPERGIHTLEHLFAGFMRNHLNGNGVEIIDISPMGCRTGFYMSLIGTPDEQRVADAWKAAMEDVLKVQDQNQIPELNVYQCGTYQMHSLQEAQDIARSILERDVRINSNEELALPKEKLQELHI
- the emrA gene encoding multidrug efflux MFS transporter periplasmic adaptor subunit EmrA, with protein sequence MSANAETQTPQQPVKKSGKRKRLLLLLTLLFIIIAVAIGIYWFLVLRHFEETDDAYVAGNQIQIMSQVSGSVTKVWADNTDFVKEGDVLVTLDPTDARQAFEKAKTALASSVRQTHQLMINSKQLQANIEVQKIALAKAQSDYNRRVPLGNANLIGREELQHARDAVTSAQAQLDVAIQQYNANQAMILGTKLEDQPAVQQAATEVRNAWLALERTRIVSPMTGYVSRRAVQPGAQISPTTPLMAVVPATNMWVDANFKETQIANMRIGQPVTITTDIYGDDVKYTGKVVGLDMGTGSAFSLLPAQNATGNWIKVVQRLPVRIELDQKQLEQYPLRIGLSTLVSVNTTNRDGQVLANKVRSTPVAVSTAREISLEPVNKLIDDIVKANAG
- a CDS encoding YqaA family protein, with the translated sequence MSEALSLFSLFASSFLSATLLPGNSEVVLVAMLLSGVSHPWVLVLTATMGNSLGGLTNVILGRFFPLRKTSRWQEKAIGWLKRYGAITLLLSWMPVIGDLLCLLAGWMRISWGPVIFFLCLGKALRYVAIAVATVQGMMWWH
- a CDS encoding RNA ligase family protein, with the translated sequence MNTQRKYGRTWHYPFSPGTTSDDRINASYWQDMQAISQLVHTEKLDGENNCLNRFGVFARSHAAPTQSAWTYKIRQRWQLLKNDLGDLELFGENLYAVHSIEYRALEQDFYLFAIRCQDMWLSWEEVQFYAALFDFPCVPEISGPQPGNDEKSWQHDFLALTNTRGAFDPWDTQTDRPCTLEGIVSRNRDAFSVADFSHNVFKYVRKNHVKTTVHWKRHWRRARMSHELAYGEQS
- the emrB gene encoding multidrug efflux MFS transporter permease subunit EmrB, translating into MQQQKPLEGAQLVIMTIALSLATFMQVLDSTIANVAIPTIAGNLGSSLSQGTWVITSFGVANAISIPLTGWLAKRFGEVKLFLWSTIAFAIASWACGVSSSLNMLIFFRVIQGIVAGPLIPLSQSLLLNNYPPAKRSIALALWSMTVIVAPICGPILGGYISDNYHWGWIFFINVPIGVAVVLMTLQTLRGRETRTERRRIDAVGLALLVIGIGSLQIMLDRGKELDWFSSQEIIILTVVAVVAISFLIVWELTDDNPIVDLSLFKSRNFTIGCLCISLAYMLYFGAIVLLPQLLQEVYGYTATWAGLASAPVGIIPVILSPIIGRFAHKLDMRRLVTFSFIMYAVCFYWRAYTFEPGMDFGASAWPQFIQGFAVACFFMPLTTITLSGLPPERLAAASSLSNFTRTLAGSIGTSITTTMWTNRESMHHAQLTESVNPYNPNAQAMYSQLEGLGMTQQQASGWIAQQITNQGLIISANEIFWMSAGIFLILLGLVWFAKPPFGAGGGGGGAH
- the gshA gene encoding glutamate--cysteine ligase, with the translated sequence MIPDVSQALAWLEKHPQALKGIQRGLERETLRVNADGTLATTGHPEALGSALTHKWITTDFAEALLEFITPVDGDIEHMLTFMRDLHRYTARNMGDERMWPLSMPCYIAEGQDIELAQYGTSNTGRFKTLYREGLKNRYGALMQTISGVHYNFSLPMAFWQAKCGDISGADAKEKISAGYFRAIRNYYRFGWVIPYLFGASPAICSSFLQGKPTSLPFEKTECGMYYLPYATSLRLSDLGYTNKSQSNLGITFNDLYEYVAGLKRAIKTPSEEYAKIGIEKDGKRLQINSNVLQIENELYAPIRPKRVTRSGESPSDALLRGGIEYIEVRSLDINPFSPIGVDEQQVRFLDLFMVWCALADAPEMSSSELACTRVNWNRVILEGRKPGLTLGIGCETAQFPLPQVGKDLFRDLKRVAQTLDSINGGEAYQKVCDELVACFDNPDLTFSARILRSMIDTGIGGTGKAFGEAYRNLLREEPLEILREEDFVAEREASERRQQEMEAADTESFKVWLEKHS
- a CDS encoding AAA family ATPase, giving the protein MIWRLTDDKRWSILRQRFSWVEEMHNTPQDPEHHGEGDVGVHTEMVLNALVAIAEFQHLPAQQQEVLWAAALLHDVEKRSTTVREDGRIQSPGHARRGELTARQILWRDIPTPFVLREQIVALVRLHGLPLWLLERPEPERLLLTAAMRVDTRLLALLARADLLGRHCPDKQSMMERIDLFELFCQEQQCWGKMRPFVSDSARWHYLTHEQSSPDFIPWEVEHFEVTLLCGLPGMGKDRYISEQCQGMDVISLDDMRRRINASPDDKTATGRIVQQAKEEARVFLRQKTPFIWNATNITRQLRSQLISLFTDYDARVRIVYLEVPWSQWKQQNARREYAVPETVVMRMASRLEVPQPDEAHSVEYRVTDR